In a single window of the Streptomyces sp. NBC_00353 genome:
- a CDS encoding inositol-3-phosphate synthase: MSAHAVRTGVWFIGARGSVATTATAGCAAVTAGLHPAAGMVTETAPFADSGLPALNSLVFGGHDTVGCPLPKRAEALAAGGVLPHGLPSAVRAELAAADTEIRPGGPLPGDTRTDEELIAAFTADLTDFGRRNELARTVVVNVASTEPVPSPADHRLPASSLYAAAALRAGCPYINFTPSTGLRTPALQDAVADCGLPHAGRDGKTGQTLLRSVLAPMFVQRALPVRAWSGTNLLGGGDGAALADPGAAAAKNAGKERVLADTLGTTPEGEVHIDDVPALGDWKTAWDHIAFDGFLGARMVLQTTWQGCDSALAAPLVLDLARLLARAHEAGLTGPRPELGFYFKDPDGGPAALSEQYLQLLAFAERLRGQK; the protein is encoded by the coding sequence GTGTCAGCACATGCCGTTCGTACCGGAGTCTGGTTCATCGGAGCACGAGGCTCCGTCGCCACCACCGCCACGGCGGGCTGCGCAGCCGTCACAGCGGGGCTCCACCCGGCGGCGGGCATGGTCACCGAGACCGCGCCCTTCGCCGACAGCGGGCTGCCGGCACTGAACTCCCTGGTCTTCGGCGGACACGACACCGTCGGCTGTCCGCTGCCCAAACGGGCCGAGGCACTGGCCGCCGGGGGAGTGCTGCCGCACGGACTGCCCTCGGCGGTACGGGCCGAACTCGCGGCCGCCGACACGGAGATACGCCCCGGCGGGCCGCTGCCCGGCGACACCCGTACGGACGAGGAACTCATCGCGGCGTTCACCGCCGACCTCACCGACTTCGGCCGCCGCAACGAACTCGCCCGCACCGTCGTGGTCAACGTTGCCTCGACGGAGCCGGTCCCGTCACCCGCAGACCACCGGCTGCCCGCCAGCTCGCTCTACGCCGCCGCGGCGCTCCGGGCCGGCTGCCCCTACATCAACTTCACCCCCTCCACCGGGCTGCGCACCCCCGCGCTCCAGGACGCCGTCGCGGACTGCGGACTTCCTCACGCAGGCCGCGACGGCAAGACGGGACAGACGCTGCTCCGCTCCGTACTCGCCCCGATGTTCGTGCAACGCGCCCTGCCCGTACGGGCCTGGTCCGGCACGAATCTGCTGGGCGGCGGGGACGGGGCGGCGCTGGCCGACCCGGGCGCGGCGGCGGCCAAGAACGCGGGCAAGGAACGCGTCCTCGCCGACACACTGGGCACCACGCCCGAGGGCGAGGTCCACATCGACGACGTACCCGCACTCGGCGACTGGAAGACGGCCTGGGACCACATCGCGTTCGACGGCTTCCTCGGGGCGCGCATGGTCCTCCAGACGACCTGGCAGGGCTGCGACTCGGCGCTGGCCGCCCCGCTGGTACTGGACCTGGCGCGACTGCTGGCCCGCGCCCACGAAGCGGGTCTGACGGGCCCGCGGCCCGAACTCGGCTTCTACTTCAAGGACCCGGACGGCGGCCCCGCCGCACTCTCCGAGCAGTACCTGCAGCTCCTGGCTTTCGCCGAACGACTGCGGGGGCAGAAGTGA
- a CDS encoding ThuA domain-containing protein, whose translation MHRSRTRIRPRLRKSLALLTGGLLTAATLALGAPGASASGPVSPAATDAAAAAGEDFQQVTLAKGAAETGEPMSLAVLPDRSVLHTSRSGELRITDSAGNTKVSGVLPVYSHDEEGLQGVGIDPDFDKNRAIYLYYAPPLDTPSGDAPETGTAADFAKFDGVNRLSRFVLKEDGTLDLSSEKKVLDVKTSRGICCHVGGDIDFDAQGNLYLSTGDDSNPFASDGYTPIDERPDRNPAFDARRTSGNTNDLRGKILRIKVADDGSYTIPEGNLFAPGTDKTRPEIYAMGFRNPFRFSVDKATGIAYVGDYGPDAGAADPKRGPGGQVEFARVTKAGNFGWPFCTGKNDPFIDYDFATKTSGAAFDCAAPKNTSPHNTGLVDLPPAQPAWIPYDGGSVPEFGTGSESPMGGPVYHYDADLDSPVKFPEAYDGDFFAGEFGRQWIKRIEQDGDGNVQSINDIPWSGTQVMDMAFGPDGALYVLDYGVSWFGGDEHSALYRIENATGGHSPVAEASSNKTSGTAPLKVQFSSAGTTDSDNDALTYAWDFGDGGTSTAANPTYTYKKNGTYTATVTAKDPTGRTGSASVHVTVGNTAPKVNLELPGDGQLFSFGDDIPFKVTVTDPEDGTIDCSKVQVSFVLGHDSHGHPITTEHGCSGTIKTEMDGGHDPNANIFGVIDASYTDGGGGGQAALSGHDQSQLQPRHRQAEHFTESSGIRTYDKAAAHGGKTVGDIDNDDWIAFKPYILGDSTKLTARISSGGAGGFLEVRAGSATGKILGSAPVPVTGGWENFQDIDVPLRGVPKQATELFLVFKGGEGALYDIDDFELSNSAPDRTAKRVLVFSKTAGFRHDAIPEGVAALKELGASSNITVDATEEAGQFTTSNLARYDAVVFLSTTGDVLNADQQKAFENYIATGGGYMGVHAAADTEYDWAFYGGLVGAYFAGHPAIQPVTVRVEDHKHPATAHLDDAWVRTDELYNYRTNPRDKVKVLATLDETTYTGGTMKGDHPITWCQSYGGGRSFYTGLGHTKASYAEPAFRQLLLGGVRYAAGQVKADCKPDTGYRSIFNGKTLEGWKQAGPGKFNVVDGELRSEGGMGLLTYQAKELGSYSLKLDWKMAGDDNSGVFVGFPESNDPWSAVNNGYEVQIDATDAPDRTTGSVYTFKAANIKARDQVLRPPGQWNSYEIKVQGERLQVFLNGVKINDFTNTDPVRSLKDGYIGLQNHGADDQVSFRNIQLKELPAT comes from the coding sequence GTGCACAGAAGCAGAACCAGAATCCGGCCCCGACTCCGCAAGTCCCTCGCCCTGCTCACCGGCGGCCTGCTCACCGCAGCCACCCTCGCCCTGGGCGCCCCCGGCGCCTCCGCGTCGGGCCCGGTCTCGCCGGCAGCCACCGACGCCGCGGCGGCCGCGGGCGAGGACTTCCAGCAGGTCACCCTCGCCAAGGGCGCCGCCGAAACCGGCGAACCCATGTCGCTGGCCGTACTCCCGGACCGCAGCGTCCTGCACACCTCGCGCAGCGGCGAGCTGCGGATCACCGACAGCGCCGGCAACACCAAGGTCTCCGGCGTGCTCCCGGTCTACTCGCACGACGAGGAAGGCCTCCAGGGCGTCGGCATCGACCCGGACTTCGACAAGAACCGGGCGATCTACCTCTACTACGCGCCCCCGCTGGACACCCCGTCCGGCGACGCCCCGGAGACCGGCACCGCCGCCGACTTCGCCAAGTTCGACGGCGTCAACCGGCTCTCCCGCTTCGTCCTCAAGGAGGACGGCACCCTCGACCTGAGCAGCGAGAAGAAGGTCCTCGACGTCAAGACGTCGCGCGGCATCTGCTGCCACGTCGGCGGCGACATCGACTTCGACGCACAGGGCAACCTGTACCTGTCGACCGGTGACGACTCCAACCCCTTCGCCTCCGACGGCTACACGCCGATCGACGAACGCCCCGACCGCAACCCGGCGTTCGACGCCCGTCGCACCTCGGGCAACACCAACGACCTGCGCGGCAAGATCCTCCGGATCAAGGTCGCCGACGACGGCTCGTACACCATCCCCGAGGGCAACCTCTTCGCCCCGGGCACGGACAAGACCCGGCCCGAGATCTACGCGATGGGCTTCCGCAACCCGTTCCGCTTCAGCGTAGACAAGGCCACCGGCATCGCATACGTCGGCGACTACGGTCCCGACGCGGGTGCGGCCGACCCGAAGCGCGGACCCGGCGGACAGGTCGAGTTCGCCCGGGTGACGAAGGCGGGCAACTTCGGCTGGCCGTTCTGCACGGGGAAGAACGACCCCTTCATCGACTACGACTTCGCGACGAAGACGTCCGGAGCGGCCTTCGACTGCGCCGCCCCGAAGAACACCTCGCCGCACAACACCGGTCTGGTCGACCTGCCCCCGGCGCAGCCCGCCTGGATCCCGTACGACGGCGGATCCGTGCCCGAGTTCGGTACCGGCTCCGAGTCGCCGATGGGCGGCCCCGTCTACCACTACGACGCCGACCTCGACTCGCCCGTGAAGTTCCCCGAGGCGTACGACGGGGACTTCTTCGCCGGTGAGTTCGGCCGGCAGTGGATCAAGCGCATCGAGCAGGACGGCGACGGCAACGTCCAGTCCATCAACGACATCCCGTGGTCCGGGACCCAGGTGATGGACATGGCCTTCGGCCCGGACGGCGCACTGTACGTCCTGGACTACGGCGTCTCCTGGTTCGGCGGCGACGAGCACTCCGCGCTCTACCGCATCGAGAACGCCACCGGCGGCCACTCGCCGGTCGCCGAAGCCTCCTCCAACAAGACGTCCGGCACCGCACCGCTGAAGGTGCAGTTCTCCTCCGCGGGCACCACGGACTCCGACAACGACGCGCTCACCTACGCCTGGGACTTCGGCGACGGCGGTACGTCGACCGCTGCGAACCCCACGTACACGTACAAGAAGAACGGCACCTACACCGCGACCGTCACCGCCAAGGACCCCACCGGCCGGACCGGTTCGGCGAGTGTCCATGTGACCGTCGGCAACACCGCACCCAAGGTGAACCTGGAACTCCCCGGTGACGGACAGCTGTTCAGCTTCGGCGACGACATCCCGTTCAAGGTGACCGTCACCGACCCCGAGGACGGCACCATCGACTGCTCCAAGGTCCAGGTCAGCTTCGTGCTCGGCCATGACAGCCACGGCCACCCGATCACCACGGAGCACGGCTGCTCCGGCACCATCAAGACCGAGATGGACGGCGGACACGACCCGAACGCCAACATCTTCGGAGTCATCGACGCCTCGTACACCGACGGCGGAGGCGGTGGCCAGGCCGCACTCAGCGGCCACGACCAGTCGCAGCTCCAGCCCCGCCACCGGCAGGCCGAGCACTTCACCGAGTCGTCCGGCATCCGGACCTACGACAAGGCGGCTGCGCACGGCGGCAAGACGGTCGGCGACATCGACAACGACGACTGGATCGCCTTCAAGCCGTACATCCTCGGAGACTCCACCAAGCTCACCGCCCGGATCTCGTCCGGCGGCGCGGGCGGATTCCTCGAAGTACGGGCCGGCTCCGCGACCGGCAAGATCCTCGGCTCCGCACCGGTGCCGGTGACCGGCGGCTGGGAGAACTTCCAGGACATCGACGTACCGCTGCGCGGCGTCCCGAAGCAGGCCACCGAACTCTTCCTGGTCTTCAAGGGCGGCGAGGGCGCGCTCTACGACATCGACGACTTCGAGCTCTCCAACAGCGCGCCCGACCGGACCGCCAAGCGGGTCCTGGTCTTCTCGAAGACCGCCGGCTTCCGGCACGACGCCATTCCCGAGGGCGTCGCAGCACTGAAGGAACTCGGCGCGAGCAGCAACATCACCGTCGACGCCACCGAAGAAGCAGGCCAGTTCACCACCAGCAACCTGGCCCGCTACGACGCCGTGGTCTTCCTCTCCACGACCGGTGACGTCCTCAACGCCGACCAGCAGAAGGCGTTCGAGAACTACATCGCCACCGGCGGTGGCTACATGGGCGTGCACGCCGCCGCGGACACCGAGTACGACTGGGCGTTCTACGGCGGGCTCGTCGGCGCGTACTTCGCCGGACACCCCGCGATCCAGCCCGTCACCGTCCGCGTCGAGGACCACAAGCACCCGGCCACCGCCCACCTCGACGACGCCTGGGTCCGCACCGACGAGCTGTACAACTACCGCACCAACCCGCGGGACAAGGTGAAGGTCCTCGCCACGCTCGACGAGACGACCTACACCGGCGGCACCATGAAGGGCGATCACCCGATCACCTGGTGCCAGTCCTACGGGGGCGGCCGCTCCTTCTACACCGGACTCGGCCACACCAAGGCGTCGTACGCCGAACCGGCCTTCCGCCAGCTCCTCCTCGGCGGCGTCCGCTACGCGGCCGGACAGGTCAAGGCCGACTGCAAGCCGGACACCGGCTACCGGTCGATCTTCAACGGCAAGACGCTCGAAGGGTGGAAGCAGGCCGGCCCCGGCAAGTTCAACGTCGTCGACGGTGAACTCCGCTCCGAGGGCGGCATGGGTCTCCTCACCTACCAGGCCAAGGAGCTCGGGTCGTACTCGCTGAAGCTCGACTGGAAGATGGCGGGCGACGACAACTCCGGAGTCTTCGTCGGCTTCCCGGAGTCCAACGACCCCTGGTCCGCGGTGAACAACGGCTACGAGGTCCAGATCGACGCCACCGACGCGCCCGACCGCACCACGGGCTCCGTCTACACCTTCAAGGCGGCGAACATCAAGGCCCGCGACCAGGTCCTGCGGCCGCCCGGCCAGTGGAACAGCTACGAGATCAAGGTCCAGGGTGAACGGCTCCAGGTCTTCCTGAACGGGGTCAAGATCAACGACTTCACCAACACCGATCCCGTACGCAGCCTGAAGGACGGCTACATCGGCCTCCAGAACCACGGAGCCGACGACCAGGTGTCCTTCCGCAACATTCAGTTGAAGGAGCTGCCCGCCACGTAG
- a CDS encoding sugar phosphate isomerase/epimerase family protein, which produces MPRPFTLFTGQWADLPLEEVCRLARDFGYDGLELACWGDHFEVDKALNDPGYLAGRHQLLDKYGLKCWAISNHLVGQAVCDNPIDERHQGILPARIWGDGEPEGVRRRAAEEIKNTARAAAAFGVRTVIGFTGSSIWHLVAMFPPVPPRMIERGYEDFAERWNPILDVFDAEGVRFAHEVHPSEIAYDYWTTHRALEAVDHRAAFGLNFDPSHFVWQDLDPVGFLYDFRDRIYHVDCKEARKRLDGRNGRLGSHLPWGDPRRGWDFVSGGHGDVPWEDVFRMLRSIGYEGPISVEWEDAGMDRLVGAPEALATMKRYDFDPPAASFDAAFGGGD; this is translated from the coding sequence ATGCCCCGTCCCTTCACTCTCTTCACCGGCCAGTGGGCCGACCTGCCGCTGGAGGAGGTCTGCCGGCTCGCCCGTGACTTCGGCTACGACGGGCTCGAACTCGCCTGCTGGGGCGATCACTTCGAGGTCGACAAGGCACTCAACGACCCCGGCTACCTGGCAGGGCGGCACCAGCTGCTCGACAAGTACGGGCTGAAGTGCTGGGCGATCTCCAACCACCTCGTCGGCCAGGCCGTCTGCGACAACCCGATCGACGAACGGCACCAGGGCATCCTGCCTGCCAGGATCTGGGGCGACGGTGAGCCCGAAGGGGTACGGCGCAGGGCCGCCGAGGAGATCAAGAACACCGCCCGCGCGGCCGCGGCCTTCGGGGTCCGCACCGTCATCGGCTTCACCGGCTCGTCGATCTGGCACCTGGTGGCGATGTTCCCGCCGGTGCCGCCGCGGATGATCGAGCGGGGGTACGAGGACTTCGCCGAACGCTGGAACCCGATCCTCGACGTGTTCGACGCGGAGGGCGTGCGGTTCGCCCACGAGGTGCATCCCAGCGAGATCGCGTACGACTACTGGACCACGCACCGGGCCCTGGAGGCCGTCGACCACCGTGCCGCGTTCGGGCTGAACTTCGACCCGAGCCACTTCGTCTGGCAGGACCTCGATCCGGTCGGCTTCCTCTACGACTTCCGGGACCGGATCTACCACGTGGACTGCAAGGAGGCGCGCAAACGCCTCGACGGACGCAACGGCCGCCTCGGCTCGCACCTTCCCTGGGGCGACCCACGGCGTGGCTGGGACTTCGTCTCCGGCGGGCACGGTGATGTGCCGTGGGAGGACGTGTTCCGGATGCTCCGGTCGATCGGCTACGAGGGGCCGATCTCGGTGGAGTGGGAGGACGCCGGGATGGACCGGCTCGTGGGTGCGCCGGAAGCGCTTGCCACGATGAAGCGGTATGACTTCGACCCGCCGGCGGCGTCGTTCGACGCGGCGTTCGGAGGCGGCGACTGA
- a CDS encoding Gfo/Idh/MocA family protein: MARREETEQEAAAPPSTEPEATLGVGMVGYAFMGAAHSQGWRTAGHVFDLPMRPALAAICGRDRTAVTAAAERHGWAAAETDWRALIARDDVQLVDICTPGDSHAEIAIAALEAGKHVLCEKPLANTVAEAEAMTEAAERARARGQVAMVGFNYRKVPAIAYARKLIADGRLGALRHVRATYLQDWLVDPESPLTWRLEREHAGSGALGDLGAHIIDLAQYLAGELLVGVSAVSETFVRERPVLAGASAGLSGVASSEARGAVTVDDAAVFTGRLTSGALASFEATRMAAGRKNALRLELNGERGSLAFDLERLNELSFHDHTEPAATAGFRRILVTEPEHPYLEAWWPPGHALGYEHTFIHQARDLVRTIAEGTDPVPSFADGLQVQRVLAAVEESAEKNSVHTPVQL, encoded by the coding sequence ATGGCCCGTAGGGAAGAGACGGAGCAGGAAGCCGCAGCGCCGCCGTCGACAGAGCCGGAGGCGACGCTCGGCGTCGGCATGGTCGGATACGCGTTCATGGGCGCCGCCCACTCCCAGGGGTGGCGCACCGCGGGACACGTCTTCGACCTGCCGATGAGGCCGGCTCTCGCCGCGATCTGCGGACGGGACCGTACGGCGGTCACCGCCGCCGCCGAACGGCACGGCTGGGCGGCGGCGGAGACCGACTGGCGCGCCCTGATCGCCCGGGACGACGTCCAGCTCGTCGACATCTGCACCCCCGGCGACAGTCATGCGGAGATCGCCATCGCCGCCCTGGAGGCCGGCAAACACGTGCTGTGCGAGAAGCCGCTCGCCAACACGGTCGCCGAGGCGGAGGCCATGACCGAGGCCGCGGAACGGGCCAGGGCTCGCGGCCAGGTGGCGATGGTCGGCTTCAACTACCGCAAGGTGCCGGCGATCGCGTACGCACGGAAGCTGATCGCCGACGGCAGGCTCGGCGCCCTGCGGCACGTACGGGCCACGTACCTCCAGGACTGGCTGGTCGACCCGGAGTCGCCGCTCACCTGGCGGCTCGAGCGCGAACACGCCGGATCCGGTGCGCTCGGCGACCTGGGGGCGCACATCATCGACCTCGCCCAGTATCTGGCGGGGGAGTTGCTGGTGGGGGTGTCGGCGGTGTCCGAGACGTTCGTACGGGAGCGCCCCGTGCTCGCCGGAGCGTCGGCGGGACTCTCGGGCGTCGCGAGCAGCGAGGCCCGAGGGGCGGTCACCGTCGACGACGCGGCCGTGTTCACCGGCAGGCTCACCTCCGGAGCGCTGGCCTCGTTCGAGGCGACCCGGATGGCGGCGGGCCGCAAGAACGCGCTGCGGCTGGAGCTCAACGGGGAGCGCGGCTCGCTCGCCTTCGATCTGGAGCGGCTCAACGAACTGTCCTTCCACGATCACACCGAACCGGCCGCCACGGCCGGGTTCCGCCGCATCCTCGTCACCGAGCCCGAACACCCGTACCTGGAGGCATGGTGGCCGCCGGGCCACGCCCTCGGCTACGAGCACACCTTCATCCACCAGGCCCGCGACCTCGTCCGGACGATCGCCGAAGGGACGGACCCGGTGCCGTCGTTCGCCGACGGGCTCCAGGTGCAGCGGGTGCTCGCGGCCGTGGAGGAGAGCGCCGAGAAGAACTCCGTCCACACTCCCGTACAGCTCTAG
- a CDS encoding substrate-binding domain-containing protein — protein sequence MPETSRRGLLFGTAAVSAGAVLTACTSNEPKKSQTAQSNQPAADNKPGKPVTIGFAGPQADHGWLNAINENAKSQAEKYSEVTLEITEGSNDTAAQIGQVKTLINKKVDVLVILPADGKALTQVGLEAMKAGIPVINLDRIFASPQAYRCWVGGDNYGMGLNAGTYIGEQLKDKPNAKVVELAGIDNLELTKQRSQGFADALKNYPNVKLVARQAAEFTVESGQAKMAQLLQAQKKFDALWNHDDDQGVGALRAIQQAGRDEFLMVGGAGAKSAMDAIKADNSVLKATVLYPPTMAASAIDLARALGQGKGIGGLSELEIPTSLTLYSAVVTKDNIDQYLPTGFS from the coding sequence ATGCCAGAAACCAGCCGCAGAGGACTGCTCTTCGGCACCGCAGCCGTCTCCGCGGGCGCCGTCCTCACCGCCTGCACCAGCAACGAGCCCAAGAAGTCGCAGACCGCACAGAGCAATCAGCCGGCCGCCGACAACAAGCCCGGCAAGCCCGTCACCATCGGCTTCGCCGGTCCGCAGGCCGACCACGGGTGGCTCAACGCCATCAATGAGAACGCCAAGTCGCAGGCGGAGAAGTACTCCGAGGTGACCCTGGAGATCACCGAGGGCTCCAACGACACCGCCGCCCAGATCGGCCAGGTCAAGACCCTCATCAACAAGAAGGTCGACGTCCTCGTCATCCTCCCGGCCGACGGCAAGGCGCTCACCCAGGTCGGCCTGGAAGCGATGAAGGCGGGCATCCCCGTCATCAACCTGGACCGCATTTTCGCCTCACCGCAGGCCTACCGCTGCTGGGTCGGCGGCGACAACTACGGCATGGGCCTCAACGCCGGTACGTACATCGGCGAACAGCTCAAGGACAAGCCGAACGCCAAGGTCGTCGAGCTCGCGGGCATCGACAACCTGGAGCTCACCAAGCAGCGCAGCCAGGGCTTCGCCGATGCTCTCAAGAACTACCCCAACGTGAAGCTGGTCGCCCGGCAGGCCGCCGAGTTCACCGTCGAGTCCGGCCAGGCGAAGATGGCTCAACTCCTGCAGGCGCAGAAGAAGTTCGACGCTCTGTGGAACCACGACGACGACCAGGGTGTCGGCGCGCTGCGTGCCATCCAGCAGGCCGGCCGGGACGAATTCCTGATGGTCGGCGGCGCGGGCGCCAAGTCCGCCATGGACGCCATCAAGGCCGACAACAGCGTCCTGAAGGCCACCGTCCTCTACCCGCCGACGATGGCCGCGTCCGCCATCGACCTGGCGCGCGCACTCGGACAGGGCAAGGGCATCGGCGGCCTCTCGGAACTGGAGATCCCGACCAGCCTCACGCTCTACTCCGCCGTCGTCACCAAGGACAACATCGACCAGTACCTGCCGACGGGCTTCAGCTGA
- a CDS encoding ABC transporter permease yields MTQPVSSAQHGGPDKVVPPAPASVPPSKGRGLRALGVRTDVRNLSLLGVLAVLIAVGGFTEPDAFLDTGNLQLILTQASVIGVVTVGMTFVITSGGIDLSVGAMVALASVWATTLATQEYGFAGILFTAVLVGLGAGLVNGLLIAYGRMVPFIATLAMLASARGLALLLTDGKTQIVTVQSVLDLGLPDSYILGIPPLVMVFAAATVIGWLVLNRTTFGRRTVAVGGNAEAARLAGIDVTRQRLYLYLLSGLCCGIAAFMLIILSGSGQNTNGNLYELDAIAAAIIGGTLLSGGRGTIVGSVLGVLVFTTITNIFALNNLQSDVQQIAKGAIIVAAVLVQGRTSAHGET; encoded by the coding sequence ATGACACAGCCCGTCTCCTCGGCGCAGCACGGTGGGCCGGACAAGGTGGTCCCGCCCGCCCCCGCCTCGGTGCCGCCCTCGAAGGGCCGCGGACTGCGCGCTCTAGGGGTGCGCACGGACGTCCGTAACCTGTCGCTGCTCGGAGTCCTCGCCGTACTGATCGCCGTCGGCGGGTTCACCGAACCCGACGCCTTCCTGGACACCGGGAACCTGCAGCTGATCCTGACCCAGGCGTCCGTCATCGGCGTCGTCACCGTCGGCATGACGTTCGTCATCACCAGCGGCGGCATCGATCTGTCGGTCGGTGCCATGGTCGCGCTCGCCTCGGTCTGGGCGACCACGCTCGCCACCCAGGAGTACGGCTTCGCAGGCATCCTCTTCACCGCCGTGCTCGTCGGACTCGGCGCCGGACTCGTCAACGGGCTGCTGATCGCTTACGGGAGGATGGTGCCGTTCATCGCGACGCTCGCCATGCTCGCCTCGGCCCGCGGTCTCGCCCTGCTGCTCACCGACGGCAAGACGCAGATCGTCACCGTGCAGTCGGTCCTGGACCTGGGGCTGCCCGACTCGTACATCCTCGGCATCCCGCCCCTGGTGATGGTCTTCGCCGCGGCCACCGTCATCGGCTGGCTGGTGCTGAACCGCACGACGTTCGGGCGCCGCACGGTCGCGGTCGGCGGCAACGCGGAAGCGGCCCGGCTCGCCGGTATCGACGTCACCAGGCAGCGGCTCTATCTGTACCTGCTCTCCGGGCTGTGCTGCGGCATCGCCGCCTTCATGCTGATCATCCTGTCCGGCTCGGGACAGAACACCAACGGCAACCTGTACGAGCTCGACGCCATCGCCGCCGCGATCATCGGCGGCACCCTGCTCAGCGGCGGACGCGGCACGATCGTCGGATCCGTCCTCGGTGTCCTCGTCTTCACCACCATCACCAATATCTTCGCTCTCAACAATCTGCAGAGCGATGTCCAGCAGATCGCCAAGGGCGCGATCATCGTCGCCGCCGTCCTGGTCCAGGGCCGAACCTCGGCCCACGGGGAGACCTGA
- a CDS encoding sugar ABC transporter ATP-binding protein, translating to MAPQPPLLTMSGITKSFPGVRALDGVDLEVQAGEVHCLLGQNGAGKSTLIKVLAGAHQPDDGEIAWRGAPVALKSPIAAMRLGIATIYQELDLVEGLSVAENIFLGHEPTTARFIVRTREGRTAAAALLKRLGHPEIDPARPVGALSAAQQQIVSMARALSHDVRLIVMDEPSAALDPDEVDNLFRIVASLTADGVAVVYISHRLEEIRRIGDRVTVLKDGRAVAVGLPAKSTPTRDIVAMMTGRNVEYVFPQRPETSAEVTEAARQEPVLTVEGLAREGEFAPLDLALRPGEIVGLAGLVGSGRSEILETIYGARRPSAGRVLVGGRPLRPGSVRAAVAAGIGLAPEERKAQALLMLESVTRNVSVSSMSRFSRAGWLDRGAERRAARTATRELSLRPDNPDTPVRTLSGGNQQKAVLARWLLRGCRVLLLDEPTRGVDVGARAELYAVIRRLADEGLAVLLVSSEVPEVLGLADRVLVLREGRVVHTADARELDEHRVLDLVMEGSPTS from the coding sequence ATGGCACCACAACCACCCCTGCTCACCATGTCCGGCATCACCAAATCGTTCCCCGGTGTGCGCGCTCTCGACGGCGTGGACCTGGAGGTCCAGGCCGGTGAGGTCCACTGTCTGCTCGGGCAGAACGGCGCCGGCAAGTCCACCCTCATCAAGGTGCTCGCCGGAGCCCACCAGCCCGACGACGGCGAGATCGCCTGGCGCGGCGCGCCCGTCGCGCTGAAGTCGCCGATCGCCGCCATGCGCCTCGGCATCGCCACCATCTACCAGGAACTCGACCTGGTCGAGGGCCTCTCGGTCGCCGAGAACATCTTCCTCGGCCATGAACCCACCACCGCCCGCTTCATCGTCCGTACCCGCGAGGGCCGGACGGCGGCCGCCGCACTGCTGAAGCGCCTCGGCCACCCCGAGATCGATCCCGCCCGCCCGGTCGGCGCGCTCTCCGCGGCCCAGCAGCAGATCGTCTCCATGGCACGGGCGCTCTCCCACGACGTACGCCTCATCGTGATGGACGAGCCGTCCGCGGCCCTCGACCCCGACGAGGTCGACAACCTCTTCCGTATCGTCGCCTCACTCACCGCCGACGGCGTCGCGGTCGTCTACATCTCCCACCGGCTGGAGGAGATCCGCCGGATCGGCGACCGGGTGACCGTGCTGAAGGACGGGCGTGCCGTCGCGGTCGGTCTGCCGGCCAAGTCCACCCCGACACGGGACATCGTTGCCATGATGACCGGCCGCAATGTCGAGTACGTCTTCCCGCAGCGCCCCGAGACGTCCGCGGAGGTCACGGAGGCCGCCCGGCAGGAACCCGTACTCACCGTCGAAGGACTCGCCAGGGAAGGGGAGTTCGCACCGCTCGACCTCGCACTGCGGCCCGGCGAGATCGTCGGCCTCGCCGGCCTGGTCGGCTCCGGGCGCTCCGAGATCCTGGAGACGATCTACGGCGCCCGCAGGCCGAGCGCGGGCCGGGTCCTGGTCGGCGGGCGGCCACTGCGCCCCGGCAGCGTCCGCGCCGCCGTCGCCGCAGGCATCGGGCTCGCCCCCGAGGAACGCAAGGCGCAGGCCCTGCTGATGCTCGAATCCGTCACCCGCAATGTCTCCGTCTCCTCCATGTCCCGTTTCTCCAGGGCAGGTTGGCTCGACCGGGGGGCCGAGCGCCGGGCGGCCCGCACCGCCACCCGCGAACTGTCGCTGCGCCCCGACAACCCGGACACCCCCGTCCGTACTCTCTCCGGCGGCAACCAGCAGAAGGCCGTCCTGGCCCGCTGGCTGCTGCGCGGCTGCCGGGTGCTGCTGCTCGACGAACCGACCCGCGGTGTAGACGTCGGCGCCCGCGCCGAGCTCTACGCCGTGATCCGCCGGCTGGCCGACGAAGGCCTCGCCGTCCTGCTGGTCTCCAGCGAAGTGCCCGAAGTGCTGGGCCTCGCCGACCGGGTGCTGGTGCTCCGTGAGGGCCGCGTCGTGCATACGGCGGACGCCCGGGAGCTCGACGAGCACCGCGTACTCGACCTCGTGATGGAAGGGAGCCCGACGTCATGA